Proteins encoded together in one Thalassotalea crassostreae window:
- a CDS encoding alpha/beta fold hydrolase yields MSKIVQKDSLLNYVERGSGEPILLIHGLFGSLENLNMIARALEQDYRVVSVDVRNHGSSFHHKSMNYKDMAQDILDLVEHLQLENFHLLGHSMGGKIAMQFALQHPEKVNKLIVADIAPVQYEHHHNEIISGLLSIDIDEITNRNDADKQLAQYVDEVGVRQFLLKNIAKGDQCFYWRANIENIANDYAEVVKGNEHDSAFDGETLFIKGSNSNYILAEHRAEIGKLFPKSKGRIIQGVGHWLHAEKPAAFNKIVTDFLKLNN; encoded by the coding sequence ATGAGTAAAATCGTGCAAAAAGACAGTTTATTAAATTATGTTGAACGCGGCAGTGGTGAACCTATCTTATTGATCCACGGCCTGTTTGGTAGTTTAGAAAACTTAAATATGATCGCCCGAGCACTCGAGCAAGATTATCGAGTAGTCAGTGTTGATGTCCGCAATCATGGCAGTTCGTTTCATCACAAATCAATGAATTATAAAGACATGGCGCAGGATATTTTAGATCTTGTCGAGCATTTACAACTAGAGAATTTTCACTTATTAGGTCATTCGATGGGCGGAAAAATAGCGATGCAGTTTGCCCTACAACACCCGGAAAAAGTAAATAAGCTTATCGTCGCTGATATTGCTCCGGTTCAATATGAACATCATCACAACGAAATAATCTCAGGTTTATTGTCGATAGATATCGATGAGATAACAAACCGGAATGACGCTGATAAGCAATTAGCTCAATATGTTGACGAAGTTGGCGTAAGGCAGTTTTTGTTAAAGAACATTGCCAAAGGTGACCAATGCTTTTATTGGCGTGCAAATATAGAAAATATTGCAAATGATTACGCAGAAGTAGTCAAAGGCAATGAACATGATAGTGCTTTTGATGGAGAGACACTGTTTATCAAAGGTAGCAATTCAAACTATATTCTTGCCGAACATCGAGCCGAAATAGGCAAATTATTTCCAAAATCAAAAGGCCGTATTATTCAAGGCGTCGGTCACTGGCTACACGCCGAAAAGCCAGCAGCCTTTAATAAGATAGTCACAGATTTCTTAAAGCTAAACAATTAG
- the seqA gene encoding replication initiation negative regulator SeqA produces MKTLEIDDELYQYIASNTKFIGESATDILRRLLNVDQNVEPLENNTDQASVVATDIPADEQVKEPIGTEQVDTKNSVKTEKQINDEINRQSIFDLVNKEELATQRGAVGRFLLILSNLYRVQPKQFDAVLDIRGRDRLYFSNSEEALLKAGSSTKPKQIPETDFWVITNSNTTKKKSMLTNVATVLGYSKSDVEKIRDLL; encoded by the coding sequence ATGAAAACCCTCGAAATCGATGACGAACTATATCAATACATCGCCAGTAACACTAAGTTTATAGGCGAAAGCGCAACCGACATTTTGCGTCGACTACTCAACGTAGACCAAAACGTAGAACCATTAGAAAACAACACCGACCAAGCGTCAGTTGTTGCTACAGACATACCTGCCGACGAACAAGTTAAAGAGCCAATAGGCACTGAACAAGTTGACACTAAAAACTCAGTTAAAACAGAGAAGCAAATAAATGATGAGATTAATCGTCAGAGTATTTTTGATCTGGTTAACAAAGAAGAGCTTGCTACCCAACGCGGGGCAGTAGGCAGATTTTTATTAATATTGTCTAATTTGTATCGAGTGCAACCAAAACAATTTGATGCTGTGTTGGATATTCGTGGACGTGACCGTTTATATTTCTCAAATTCTGAGGAAGCATTATTAAAAGCGGGCAGTTCAACCAAACCTAAGCAAATTCCAGAAACAGATTTTTGGGTGATTACTAACTCAAATACTACAAAGAAAAAATCAATGTTAACGAACGTTGCCACTGTATTAGGTTATAGTAAAAGCGATGTAGAAAAAATTCGCGACCTTTTGTAA
- the pgm gene encoding phosphoglucomutase (alpha-D-glucose-1,6-bisphosphate-dependent), which produces MSVHEHAGKPARPEDRINLGKLASDYFLLKPDVNVAEQKVSFGTSGHRGSATKISFNEDHILAICQAVAEYRLQQGFDGPLFLGKDTHALSEPAFASALSVLIANNVPVVIQHDHGFTPTPVISRLIIDHNKNNESQADGLIITPSHNPPSDGGIKYNPPHGGPAEGEITKLIEQRANEILANGLNDVKRLDLTVAMQSEYLTKSNFINFYAKQLSDVIDLYAISKAGIEIGVDPLGGSGIDYWPEIAKLHNLNIKIVNPVVDASFAFMPLDKDGKIRMDCSSPYAMSGLIAMKDDFDISVGNDPDFDRHGIVTKSGGLMNPNHFLAVAINYLLTHRQWDESVKIGKTLVSSSLIDRVANKLQKPLSEVPVGFKWFVDGLKDGSYAFGGEESAGASFLALDGSCWTTDKDGFVMCLLAAEILAVTGKDPYQWYLELAAELGEPKYGRVEAVATTAQKKVLTSLSQDDVAQDTLAGEKIVAILSHAPGNDAAIGGVKVVTDNGWFAARPSGTEEIYKIYAESFIDEQHLQLIISEAQTLVSAAFKNAGL; this is translated from the coding sequence ATGAGTGTACACGAACATGCTGGAAAACCAGCGCGACCAGAAGACAGAATTAATCTTGGTAAATTAGCCAGCGATTATTTCCTATTAAAACCAGACGTTAATGTTGCTGAGCAAAAAGTCAGTTTCGGCACGTCTGGTCATCGTGGCAGTGCAACGAAGATTAGCTTCAATGAAGATCATATTTTAGCTATTTGCCAAGCTGTAGCAGAATATCGATTGCAGCAAGGTTTCGATGGACCACTTTTTCTCGGTAAAGACACTCATGCTTTGTCTGAGCCTGCATTTGCTTCAGCATTGTCGGTATTGATTGCTAATAATGTTCCTGTAGTAATTCAACATGACCACGGCTTTACACCAACGCCAGTTATTTCTCGTCTAATCATTGATCATAATAAAAACAATGAATCGCAAGCTGACGGATTGATTATTACACCGTCTCATAACCCTCCTAGCGATGGCGGTATTAAATACAACCCTCCACATGGCGGTCCGGCTGAAGGCGAGATAACGAAGTTAATTGAACAACGTGCAAACGAAATTTTGGCTAATGGCTTAAATGACGTAAAGCGTCTTGATTTAACTGTTGCCATGCAATCAGAGTACTTAACGAAATCGAATTTTATTAATTTTTATGCCAAACAGTTATCTGACGTTATCGATTTATACGCGATTAGCAAAGCAGGTATCGAGATTGGTGTTGATCCACTTGGTGGTTCAGGTATTGATTACTGGCCAGAGATTGCCAAGTTGCATAACTTAAATATTAAAATTGTTAATCCTGTTGTTGACGCCAGTTTTGCTTTTATGCCGCTTGATAAAGATGGCAAAATTCGCATGGATTGCTCATCGCCATATGCAATGTCAGGTTTAATCGCGATGAAGGACGATTTCGATATTAGTGTCGGTAATGACCCTGATTTTGACCGTCACGGTATTGTGACCAAAAGCGGCGGCTTGATGAATCCTAATCATTTCCTAGCGGTCGCGATTAATTACTTGTTAACGCATCGCCAATGGGATGAATCAGTGAAAATCGGTAAGACCTTGGTGTCGAGCTCATTGATTGATCGTGTTGCTAATAAACTACAAAAACCACTATCTGAAGTACCAGTTGGTTTTAAATGGTTTGTTGATGGCTTAAAAGACGGAAGTTATGCCTTTGGCGGTGAAGAAAGCGCTGGCGCTTCATTCCTTGCACTTGATGGCAGTTGCTGGACAACCGATAAAGACGGTTTTGTTATGTGTCTATTAGCGGCTGAAATTTTAGCGGTAACAGGTAAAGACCCTTATCAATGGTATTTAGAATTAGCAGCAGAGCTTGGCGAACCGAAATATGGCCGAGTTGAAGCAGTAGCTACGACTGCGCAAAAGAAAGTACTAACATCTTTATCGCAAGATGATGTTGCACAAGATACCTTAGCTGGTGAAAAGATAGTGGCTATTTTAAGCCATGCGCCAGGTAATGATGCGGCCATTGGCGGCGTGAAAGTCGTTACTGATAATGGTTGGTTTGCTGCGCGTCCATCTGGCACTGAAGAAATTTATAAAATTTATGCCGAAAGTTTTATTGATGAGCAACATCTACAGCTGATCATCTCTGAAGCTCAAACTTTGGTTAGCGCAGCATTTAAAAACGCAGGTTTATAA
- the astE gene encoding succinylglutamate desuccinylase — protein MSEQKQNTTNEIAEQLKATGDFLAITCQYPDALPQTFNLTLTNPNNNQQCLVSVLDTGVICFEPIDQVTDSDIVLSCAVHGNETAPIEICQQLVKDLMSGDLALKQRVLFLFANPSAINIDKRFVEENLNRLFSGTHSDGEGLVNAERIRAKALEDYVRDFFDQGSQISGDRTRYHYDLHTAIRGSKYEKFAVYPFLNGKPRSKAQLEILASCGVSTILLSHSPTTTFSYYSANEFNAHAFTVELGQVKPFGQNDMDSFAACHQTLAQMISAEQLSVKEFDPKDFNIFEIYQTVNRENEDFFLHFSDDVKNFTDYPLDTLIATDGDKEFRTTRVGEAIIFPNAKVALGQRALLTVIPTSID, from the coding sequence ATGTCAGAACAAAAACAAAACACCACAAACGAAATTGCAGAACAATTAAAAGCCACTGGTGACTTTCTAGCGATTACTTGTCAATACCCTGATGCATTACCTCAAACATTTAACCTTACTCTGACAAACCCAAATAACAATCAACAATGCTTAGTTAGCGTATTAGATACAGGCGTCATTTGTTTTGAACCAATCGATCAAGTGACAGACAGCGATATTGTCCTTTCTTGTGCTGTTCATGGCAATGAGACCGCTCCTATAGAGATTTGCCAGCAGCTTGTAAAAGATCTAATGTCAGGCGATTTAGCATTAAAACAACGCGTGTTGTTTTTGTTTGCTAATCCAAGTGCCATCAACATAGATAAACGCTTTGTTGAGGAAAATCTAAATCGCCTATTTAGCGGTACTCACAGCGACGGTGAAGGGTTAGTTAACGCAGAGCGTATTCGAGCCAAAGCATTAGAAGATTATGTTCGTGATTTCTTCGATCAAGGTAGTCAAATTAGCGGCGACAGGACTCGCTATCATTACGATTTACATACGGCGATTCGTGGTTCTAAATATGAAAAATTTGCCGTTTATCCATTCTTAAACGGCAAGCCTCGCAGCAAAGCTCAACTAGAGATATTAGCAAGCTGTGGTGTAAGCACTATATTGTTATCACATAGCCCAACGACAACATTCAGTTACTACTCAGCTAACGAATTTAATGCTCATGCGTTTACCGTTGAGCTTGGTCAAGTTAAACCATTTGGTCAAAACGATATGGACAGTTTTGCAGCTTGTCATCAAACCCTTGCTCAAATGATCAGTGCAGAGCAATTATCAGTTAAAGAATTCGATCCAAAGGATTTTAATATATTTGAAATTTATCAAACGGTTAATCGTGAAAATGAAGATTTCTTCTTGCATTTCTCTGATGATGTTAAGAATTTCACCGACTATCCACTTGATACTTTGATTGCTACAGACGGTGATAAAGAGTTTCGTACTACACGAGTAGGCGAAGCAATTATTTTCCCTAATGCCAAAGTAGCTCTGGGCCAGAGAGCATTGTTAACAGTGATCCCGACCTCTATTGATTAG
- a CDS encoding thiamine pyrophosphate-dependent dehydrogenase E1 component subunit alpha produces MDTEKYQESETVHQPTYIDGHSVNIPILRILKQDGSVYKNADLPELDQELATKIYKTLAFHRVLDERMTASQRQGRLSFYMTALGEEAASVGSAAALEPQDMIMAQYREQGALMFRGFSLENFMNQMFSNEKDLGKGRQMPIHYGSKELNYMTISSPLCTQVPQAAGYAYGQKLQGLDACTICYIGEGAASEGDFHAGLNMAAVHNAPVIFFVRNNGYAISTPSTEQYAGNGIAPRGVGYGIKTIRVDGNDLLAVLKATQEARAYVLKENKPMMIEAMSYRLGAHSTSDDPSGYRTREEEAKYADHDPILRMKNYMLAKKWWNEEQETELFDSYREEILAAVKVAEVIEKPQVEELITDVYDTPSEHLKQQLAELKDHIKKYPDAYPVTAGRIK; encoded by the coding sequence ATGGACACTGAAAAGTATCAAGAGAGTGAAACGGTTCATCAACCTACATATATCGATGGCCATTCCGTTAACATTCCTATTTTAAGAATCTTAAAGCAAGATGGAAGCGTTTATAAAAATGCTGACTTACCAGAACTTGATCAAGAACTTGCGACCAAAATCTATAAAACCTTAGCGTTTCACCGTGTATTAGATGAACGTATGACTGCGTCACAACGTCAAGGTCGTTTAAGTTTTTATATGACCGCTTTAGGTGAAGAAGCAGCAAGTGTTGGTAGTGCAGCAGCATTAGAGCCACAAGATATGATCATGGCGCAATACCGTGAACAGGGCGCTTTAATGTTCCGTGGCTTTAGCTTAGAAAACTTTATGAACCAAATGTTTTCAAATGAAAAAGATTTGGGTAAAGGTCGTCAAATGCCAATCCATTACGGTTCAAAAGAATTGAACTATATGACGATTTCATCGCCGCTATGTACGCAAGTTCCACAAGCTGCTGGTTATGCTTACGGTCAAAAGCTACAAGGTTTAGATGCTTGTACGATTTGTTATATCGGTGAAGGAGCCGCTTCTGAAGGTGACTTCCATGCCGGACTTAATATGGCCGCAGTGCATAACGCGCCGGTAATATTTTTTGTTCGTAACAATGGCTATGCTATTTCAACACCTTCAACGGAGCAGTACGCCGGTAACGGTATTGCCCCTCGTGGTGTAGGTTACGGTATTAAAACAATTCGTGTTGACGGTAATGACTTACTTGCTGTTTTAAAAGCAACTCAAGAAGCTCGCGCTTACGTGCTTAAAGAAAACAAACCTATGATGATTGAGGCAATGTCTTATCGTTTAGGTGCGCATTCAACATCGGATGACCCAAGTGGCTACCGTACTCGTGAAGAAGAAGCTAAGTACGCTGATCACGATCCTATTTTGCGCATGAAAAACTACATGTTAGCGAAAAAATGGTGGAATGAAGAACAAGAAACAGAGTTATTTGATTCATACCGAGAAGAGATTTTAGCAGCGGTAAAAGTTGCTGAAGTTATCGAGAAACCACAAGTTGAAGAATTAATTACTGATGTATATGACACGCCAAGTGAGCATTTAAAGCAACAGCTGGCAGAATTAAAAGATCACATCAAGAAGTACCCAGATGCCTACCCAGTAACGGCAGGGAGAATTAAATAA
- a CDS encoding alpha-ketoacid dehydrogenase subunit beta, producing MAQMNLLHAINNALEIAMKDDPTTVCFGEDVGHFGGVFRATSNLQEKFGKDRCFNTPLTEQGIMGFANGLAAQGSCTVAEIQFADYIFPAFDQIVNESAKFRYRSGNEFNVGKLTIRTPYGGGIAGGLYHSQSPEAYFAHTPGLKIVVPRNPYQAKGLLLAAIRDDNPVVFFEPKKLYRASIGEVPEEDYQLPLGKAEVVKQGSDITLLGWGAQMETIEAAAEMAEKKGVSCEIIDLRSILPWDVDTVAQSVTKTGRLLINHEAPLTGGFAGEIAATIQDKCFLNLESPIARVCGIDTPFPLAHEKEYMPDELKTFEAIMASVNY from the coding sequence ATGGCACAAATGAATTTATTACACGCGATCAATAATGCCCTTGAAATCGCGATGAAAGACGACCCGACAACAGTATGTTTTGGTGAAGATGTTGGCCATTTTGGTGGTGTATTCCGCGCTACCAGTAACTTGCAGGAAAAGTTTGGTAAAGACCGTTGTTTTAACACACCTTTAACTGAGCAAGGTATCATGGGTTTTGCCAATGGTTTAGCAGCTCAAGGTAGTTGTACGGTTGCTGAAATTCAGTTCGCTGATTATATCTTTCCGGCATTTGACCAAATCGTTAATGAGTCTGCGAAATTTAGATATCGCAGTGGTAACGAATTTAACGTTGGTAAACTTACGATTCGTACGCCATACGGCGGTGGTATTGCTGGTGGTTTATACCACTCTCAATCACCAGAAGCATACTTTGCTCATACGCCAGGATTGAAAATTGTTGTTCCTCGTAATCCTTATCAAGCAAAAGGTTTATTACTTGCTGCGATACGTGACGACAACCCTGTTGTATTTTTTGAACCTAAGAAGTTATATCGTGCTTCAATTGGCGAAGTGCCAGAAGAAGATTATCAGTTACCGTTAGGTAAAGCTGAAGTTGTAAAACAAGGCAGTGATATCACCCTATTAGGTTGGGGCGCACAAATGGAAACGATTGAAGCCGCTGCTGAAATGGCAGAGAAGAAGGGCGTTTCTTGTGAAATAATTGATTTACGTTCGATTCTTCCATGGGATGTGGACACTGTTGCTCAATCTGTTACTAAAACAGGTCGTTTATTGATTAACCATGAAGCACCATTAACTGGTGGCTTTGCTGGTGAAATCGCAGCAACGATTCAAGACAAGTGTTTCTTAAACTTAGAGTCTCCAATTGCTCGTGTATGTGGTATTGATACACCATTCCCGTTGGCACATGAAAAAGAATACATGCCAGACGAATTGAAAACATTTGAAGCCATTATGGCCTCGGTTAACTACTAG
- a CDS encoding dihydrolipoyllysine-residue acetyltransferase: MSIDFILPDIGEGIVECELVEWLVAEGEHIKEDQPVADVMTDKALVQIPAMHSGVVDKLYYAKGDIAKVHSPLFAMTPEGDAAAPAAPAVETPAVEAAVVTEVSASSETVIDDFILPDIGEGIVECEIVDWLVSEGDMIEEDQAVVDVMTDKALVQIPAKYAGKVVKLHYAKGDIAKVHQPLFAIEITGGAPAAAAPTAHTVSAPQKAASAPVKAPTVATKQDEAAPVAQKSNTGKALASPAVRRVARELNVNIHEVPGTGPKGRVYKQDVVNFNEAPVSTAATAATATVSATAGENRVEPIRGVKAAMAKAMVASVSTIPHFTYCEEIDMTDLIALRLKLKEVYAKQDIKLTMMPFFMKAMSLAIKEFPLVNTKVNDDCTELTYFDDHNIGMAVDSKVGLLVPNVKQVQNLSIIEVAKEVSRLTNDARNGRVATQDIKGGTISISNIGALGGTIATPIINKPEVAIVALGKLQKLPRFNDKGEVEARSIMQVSWSGDHRVIDGGTIARFCNLWKSFLEDPTSMIMHMS; encoded by the coding sequence ATGAGTATTGATTTTATATTACCAGATATCGGTGAAGGTATTGTTGAATGTGAACTGGTTGAATGGCTAGTAGCTGAAGGCGAACACATTAAAGAAGACCAACCTGTTGCTGACGTAATGACTGATAAAGCATTAGTGCAAATCCCAGCAATGCATTCTGGCGTTGTTGACAAGTTGTATTACGCAAAAGGCGATATTGCCAAAGTTCATTCTCCATTGTTTGCTATGACACCAGAAGGCGACGCTGCTGCTCCTGCTGCGCCAGCAGTTGAAACTCCAGCGGTTGAAGCTGCTGTTGTAACCGAAGTGTCTGCGAGCTCGGAAACGGTAATCGATGACTTTATCTTACCGGATATTGGTGAAGGCATTGTTGAATGTGAAATTGTTGATTGGTTAGTAAGCGAAGGCGATATGATCGAAGAAGATCAAGCCGTTGTCGATGTAATGACCGATAAAGCGTTGGTACAAATTCCAGCAAAATATGCAGGTAAAGTGGTTAAACTTCACTATGCCAAAGGTGACATTGCAAAAGTACACCAGCCATTGTTTGCTATTGAAATTACCGGTGGTGCTCCAGCTGCTGCAGCGCCAACTGCGCACACTGTATCAGCGCCTCAAAAAGCGGCATCAGCGCCAGTTAAAGCGCCGACTGTTGCTACTAAGCAAGACGAGGCAGCACCTGTTGCACAAAAGAGTAATACAGGTAAAGCATTAGCAAGTCCTGCGGTTCGACGTGTGGCTCGTGAATTAAATGTCAATATTCATGAGGTGCCAGGTACAGGACCAAAAGGTCGTGTATATAAACAAGACGTTGTTAACTTTAATGAAGCTCCGGTAAGCACTGCGGCGACAGCAGCTACAGCGACAGTTTCTGCAACAGCGGGCGAAAATAGAGTTGAACCGATTCGTGGTGTTAAAGCTGCGATGGCGAAAGCGATGGTTGCTTCAGTATCGACAATCCCTCACTTCACTTACTGTGAAGAAATTGACATGACTGACCTTATTGCGTTGCGTTTAAAACTTAAAGAAGTTTATGCAAAACAAGATATTAAATTAACTATGATGCCTTTCTTTATGAAAGCAATGTCATTAGCAATCAAAGAGTTCCCACTAGTAAATACGAAAGTGAACGATGATTGCACTGAGTTAACGTATTTTGATGATCATAATATTGGTATGGCAGTTGATTCAAAAGTTGGCTTGTTAGTGCCTAATGTTAAACAAGTACAAAACCTTTCAATTATTGAAGTAGCGAAAGAGGTAAGTCGATTAACCAATGACGCTCGTAACGGTCGTGTTGCTACCCAAGATATTAAAGGCGGTACAATCAGTATCTCTAATATCGGTGCACTAGGTGGAACAATTGCTACGCCAATTATAAACAAGCCTGAAGTAGCAATTGTTGCGTTAGGTAAATTGCAAAAACTGCCTCGTTTTAATGATAAAGGTGAAGTTGAAGCGCGTTCAATTATGCAAGTAAGTTGGTCTGGAGACCATCGCGTAATTGATGGCGGCACAATCGCTCGTTTCTGTAATCTTTGGAAGTCGTTCCTAGAAGATCCGACAAGCATGATCATGCATATGTCTTAA
- a CDS encoding sulfite oxidase, producing the protein MIDAPFAAVTTKSPVNTIGIGELYAQDPIEADLKVFGRTHDPITRRGFLRGLTAMTTLLGAEIVFSRFMPAGLIPAALAQTTEKFMIEGKDPGLIVLNDKPINAETPAHLLDDNITPANRLFVRNNGIPPKNIDAENWTLTIAGESVKQSKTYTLAELKSKFKHHTYQLTLECGGNGRSEFNPPAKGNQWTTGAIGCPEWTGVRLKDVLADCGIKDDAVYIGYHGADSHLSGDPNKAAISRGVPINKALEQESLIAWAINGEDMPVMNGHPLRLVFGGWPASTGGKWLTGIDIRNKVHDGAKMTGTAYRVPCESVAPGSKVADEDMCIIENMPVKSLVTFPKSGVLQKLDTKMTVRGHAWAGDKSVVAMQVSIDFGQTWQDVTVTKPVNQNAWQHWKTEVSFPKPGYYEVWAKATDSDGISQPMILPGWNPKGYLNNACHRIAVKVV; encoded by the coding sequence ATGATAGACGCTCCATTTGCAGCGGTTACAACAAAGTCGCCTGTAAATACTATAGGTATAGGCGAGTTATATGCCCAGGACCCAATAGAAGCTGATTTAAAAGTCTTTGGCCGCACCCACGATCCAATTACCCGCCGTGGATTTTTACGTGGCTTAACGGCAATGACAACCCTACTTGGCGCAGAAATCGTGTTTAGCCGATTTATGCCCGCAGGTCTCATACCTGCAGCACTGGCGCAAACAACCGAAAAGTTTATGATTGAAGGAAAAGATCCGGGGTTAATCGTACTAAATGATAAACCCATCAATGCCGAAACGCCTGCTCATTTGCTTGACGACAACATTACCCCTGCCAACAGATTATTCGTTCGAAATAATGGCATTCCACCAAAGAACATTGACGCAGAGAATTGGACACTTACCATAGCTGGCGAATCAGTTAAACAATCAAAAACCTATACCTTGGCTGAATTGAAGTCAAAATTTAAGCATCATACCTATCAATTAACCTTAGAATGCGGTGGTAACGGTCGTAGCGAGTTTAACCCACCAGCAAAAGGTAACCAGTGGACCACAGGTGCTATTGGCTGCCCAGAGTGGACTGGCGTGCGTCTGAAGGACGTATTGGCAGACTGTGGCATTAAAGACGATGCCGTTTATATTGGCTATCACGGTGCAGATTCACATTTAAGTGGCGATCCAAATAAAGCAGCAATCTCTCGTGGTGTACCAATCAATAAAGCATTAGAACAAGAGTCGTTAATCGCCTGGGCAATTAATGGCGAAGACATGCCGGTGATGAATGGCCATCCTTTGCGTTTAGTCTTTGGCGGTTGGCCGGCATCTACAGGCGGAAAGTGGCTAACAGGAATCGATATCCGTAATAAAGTTCACGACGGTGCAAAAATGACGGGAACTGCTTATCGAGTGCCTTGCGAGTCAGTAGCACCTGGGAGTAAAGTTGCTGACGAAGACATGTGCATCATCGAAAATATGCCGGTTAAATCACTCGTTACCTTTCCAAAGTCTGGAGTATTGCAAAAACTCGACACTAAGATGACCGTTAGAGGACACGCTTGGGCTGGCGATAAAAGCGTTGTTGCAATGCAAGTATCAATCGACTTCGGACAAACATGGCAAGATGTCACGGTTACCAAGCCTGTAAACCAAAACGCATGGCAACATTGGAAAACCGAGGTTTCTTTTCCAAAACCAGGATATTACGAAGTCTGGGCGAAAGCCACTGATTCGGACGGGATTAGCCAGCCAATGATTTTACCCGGCTGGAACCCTAAAGGTTATTTAAACAATGCCTGCCATCGAATTGCAGTAAAAGTTGTTTAG
- a CDS encoding L,D-transpeptidase family protein — protein MIIKRVFLIVCLTAFCQLAVANSISSINNAHFTIDLVKVDKSARKMYLLSQGKIVKQYHIALGENPKGHKVQEGDNRTPEGNYVLDYKKENSAFYRAFHINYPNLNDIKNANELGVHPGGQIMIHGQKNESTKNPKLVQRFNWTNGCIALTNKEMDELLELVDSGTKIKIEW, from the coding sequence ATGATCATTAAACGAGTCTTTTTAATTGTCTGTTTAACGGCATTTTGTCAGTTAGCAGTAGCCAACAGTATTAGTAGCATTAACAATGCACATTTCACTATCGATTTAGTGAAAGTAGATAAATCTGCTCGCAAAATGTATCTGCTATCGCAAGGCAAGATTGTCAAACAATACCATATCGCCCTTGGTGAAAACCCTAAAGGCCACAAAGTACAAGAAGGGGATAACAGGACTCCTGAAGGTAACTATGTTCTTGATTACAAGAAAGAAAACTCAGCTTTTTATCGAGCTTTTCATATTAACTACCCTAATCTGAATGACATTAAAAATGCCAATGAACTTGGCGTTCATCCTGGCGGGCAAATAATGATCCACGGTCAAAAAAATGAGTCGACTAAAAATCCTAAGCTGGTACAGCGTTTTAACTGGACCAATGGCTGTATTGCGTTGACTAATAAAGAAATGGATGAGTTGCTTGAGCTTGTTGATAGTGGCACTAAAATTAAAATTGAATGGTAA
- a CDS encoding patatin-like phospholipase family protein — MNKNTLVLGGGGLTGIAWMTGILSALEQHDISPQSFSKAIGTSAGSAVAAQIYSEVPIGELYLNQVQSTKQSSEFKPKLNKMWLLFKLLPALFYWKKPRAFRKKVAEIALKRGFELTTQRFEAVKSRLSGDHWHSAVNIVALNAETGDKAVFNQSSNVMLADAVTASCAVPLVWPAHKINGEYFIDGGVRSLNNADLAIGADKVLILSPMGEGHGSFPGNNLQQEITLLESNGAKVFLITPDLIAKQQMGKDPLAPEKKSAAAETGLRQGLLIAQQVSQFLSN; from the coding sequence ATGAATAAAAACACTCTAGTACTCGGTGGTGGTGGCTTAACTGGTATTGCATGGATGACAGGTATTTTGTCAGCGTTGGAACAGCACGATATATCGCCACAATCATTCTCTAAAGCAATTGGCACATCTGCAGGCTCTGCGGTTGCGGCGCAAATATATAGTGAGGTGCCAATTGGCGAATTGTACCTAAATCAGGTGCAGTCAACAAAGCAAAGTAGTGAATTTAAACCCAAGTTAAATAAAATGTGGTTATTGTTTAAGTTGCTCCCTGCGCTTTTTTACTGGAAGAAACCGCGAGCATTTCGAAAAAAAGTTGCTGAGATAGCATTAAAAAGGGGATTTGAATTAACAACGCAGCGATTTGAAGCGGTTAAATCTCGATTAAGCGGCGATCATTGGCATAGCGCTGTTAATATAGTTGCTTTAAATGCTGAAACTGGTGATAAAGCCGTATTTAATCAAAGTTCTAATGTAATGCTTGCTGACGCCGTTACCGCAAGTTGTGCTGTTCCGCTTGTTTGGCCCGCTCACAAAATTAACGGTGAGTATTTTATTGATGGTGGCGTCCGTTCATTAAATAACGCCGATCTTGCTATTGGTGCTGATAAGGTGCTAATTCTCTCTCCTATGGGGGAAGGGCACGGCAGCTTTCCAGGTAATAATTTACAACAAGAGATTACCTTGCTTGAAAGCAATGGGGCAAAAGTGTTTTTGATCACCCCTGATTTGATAGCGAAACAACAAATGGGGAAAGATCCGCTGGCGCCTGAGAAAAAGTCTGCTGCTGCCGAAACTGGATTACGTCAAGGGTTGTTAATAGCACAACAGGTCAGTCAGTTTTTATCTAATTAA